The window acaacaatgacaaTGAAACAGATTTCATCCCTTTAACTAAATACGAGCTTCGCCATAGCGGCTCAAACCCCCATTTTGATTCAGCCACAACAATCACATAAACCAACGACCAATTAACTATAAAATACATTAATAGTAAACCTAATAAAGTACTTAACATAACGCAAATCACTATAAAGTAAATCGAACTGAAATCGATTACAAACCCTAGGTTTTGCCCCAATTTTAGTAATACCGTGAAAACCAGCAGAAAAGATAACGATATCAGAAACAGTAACAGTTGAGCTGCGATTGTGGTGGAGACGAGGGAGAAGAATGAGAAAATTAACGATTTCATGGCGGGAAAAAACTTGACAGGTCTACCGTAGAAACCATGGTACGTGCTGTAGGTGATTGTGGCTATCGCACTGATTAAAAAGATATAAACGAAGAGCGTGTATATGAGAGATAACGTTAAGGTTTGATGAACATTCGGTTGATTGATTACGAGAAACTGAGTCGAAACGACGTCGTATTTAGTGAGAGAGAGGTGGAGAGCAGGGAAAATgatgagagagaaagagagagggaGAAGGAATACAACGGATAAGGCGAGGAAATGGCGGGAGTGGGCGTTAATGATTCTTTTTGATTCTGATAGAACGCCGATTAGGTTTAATGTGTGTGCAGAGGTTGACATGGTGGCGGAGGACGACGGCGATACGGTGTTGCACggtggagtttttttttttttttttttttttttttttttttttttttttactagtgGTGGAATTTTGAGGAATGGGGGTCTTGTTTTGTTGTATGAGTTGGTGTTAATATAGTGTGTGTTCTTAGTGCTTATCCATGtggtgtatatatatcatatactcCGTAGACGACACCAATATAATACTCCCAACGATACTTCAAACCATACTTTCAAGCAATCAAGAAACTCTAAAATACAAGACCAATTCCAATCAT of the Rutidosis leptorrhynchoides isolate AG116_Rl617_1_P2 chromosome 5, CSIRO_AGI_Rlap_v1, whole genome shotgun sequence genome contains:
- the LOC139847801 gene encoding uncharacterized protein, whose translation is MSTSAHTLNLIGVLSESKRIINAHSRHFLALSVVFLLPLSFSLIIFPALHLSLTKYDVVSTQFLVINQPNVHQTLTLSLIYTLFVYIFLISAIATITYSTYHGFYGRPVKFFPAMKSLIFSFFSLVSTTIAAQLLLFLISLSFLLVFTVLLKLGQNLGFVIDFSSIYFIVICVMLSTLLGLLLMYFIVNWSLVYVIVVAESKWGFEPLWRSSYLVKGMKSVSLSLLLLFGVLIGFSIWLNSNYVLHFHAVDGWRSWPFVLQLVVGTSMLTFFLLHSTAANTVLYMYCKALHGELAIEIAEEFAREYVSLPFDDEKVPHVVAVYAT